In Lycium ferocissimum isolate CSIRO_LF1 chromosome 11, AGI_CSIRO_Lferr_CH_V1, whole genome shotgun sequence, a single genomic region encodes these proteins:
- the LOC132038526 gene encoding uncharacterized protein LOC132038526, which translates to MASFEALYGRRCRSQFVGFDAFEVRPWGADLLRDSLDRVKLIKERLLTAQSRQKSYVNRKVRDLEFMVGERVLLKVSAMKGMMRFGNKCKVSPRYIGLFDIVQCIGEASYKLSLPPGLSGVHPVFHICMLKKYHSDDSQVILWDSVLLDQNLTFEEEPIVISDRQIWKLTSKEIAWVKVQ; encoded by the coding sequence ATGGCATCATTCGAAGCattgtatggtaggaggtgtcgttctcAGTTTGTtgggtttgatgcatttgaggtgagGCCTTGGGGTGCAGACTTGTTGAGAGATTCTTTGGACAGGGTCAAGTTGATTAAGGAGAGACTTCTCAcagctcagagtagacagaagAGTTATGTGAATCGAAAGGTTCGTGACTTAGAGTTCATGGTGGGTGAACGCGTTCTGTTGAAAGTTTCAGCCATGAAAGGtatgatgaggtttgggaataAATGCAAGGTTAGCCCTAGATATATTGGTCTGTTTGACATTGTTCAGTGCATTGGTGAGGCATCCTATAAGTTGTCTTTGCCTCCTGGTTTGTCGGGTGTTCACCCCGTGTTTCATATTTGTATGCTCAAGAAGTATCATTCAGACGACTCTCAAGTGATTCTGTGGGACTCGGTGTTGCTTGATCAGAATTTGACTTTCGAGGAGGAGCCAATTGTTATTTCAGATAGACAGATCTGGAAGTTGACTTCCAAGGAGATTGCTTGGGTAAAAGTTCAGTAG